The Thermogemmata fonticola sequence GGACAGTTGCGAGGTCCAATGGGAATTGATGACCACCAGGTCGTGGCCGTTGGCGGTGGCGATGACTTCCAGGATGCGCTGGCGGCGGCCCAGAAGTTGCGCCTGGCGCAGGGGAAAGCGGGAAATCAGGCAGGGCGCGATGTGCCGGCCCGCATCCCGCAGCTCCAGCATGGCGATGTGTTCATACGGCGGGGCCTCGGGGGGGAGGCGGCGGTTGAGTTCGTCGCGGAGCAGCTCCGCTGCGCGCCGGCTTTCCACTTCATTGCCGGCGATGATGTCCGGCCCGCGACCCCCGCCGAAGCGGAGCAAGACCTCGGCGAGGCGCTGATACTTGAGCTGGCGGACGTCGGGCTGGCGGGCGAACCAGTTGTCGTATTCTTCATCGACGGGCCGGCGGGCGTCATCCTGATCATCGAAGAGGTTCTCGAAGTTCCACAGGCAGAGGAGAATGTCGCCGGTGGCCGTGCCGCCTTGGGATGCCGGGCCGGGGCCATCGGGAGAAGCGGAAGGCCGCGAACCCAGCAGGTAGGCGATGAGCAGCCCTACGAGCAGCACCAGCAGCACCACCATCTGCGCCGTCGGCGGCAGACTCTGGAAGGAGCGCATCAGATACGTCCAGGATCGTTCATAGCGGCGGTCAAAGCGTTGTTTCATCGTCAGGGCTGCCGTGTCATGCGGCGGTTCGGGACCGCTGAGGGAGGAACCGCTTCATCGCGTCCGAAGGTGGGAAGTTTCCCCGCCGGTTTGCTAGCGCAGGCCTTCTAAGTCTTTCACCGGGCCTTTTTGGGGAACATGGGCAAGGCGCGGTTGGCTTTGTGGGCCGCCGCCGCCGCTCGCACGCCCGCTTCTGCGGGGCAGGCCGGGGACTTGCTCCGGTCCCGGATGCATTCGATCCACTGGGTCAGGTGGAGCAACTCGCCGTCGGGTTTGTCGTAGAAGTCGAGTCCTTTGGGTCCGGCGCCGAGGATCACCTGTCGGGGTTCGGGCCGATTTTTGCCGCGATCGGGGATGATTTCGTAGCGTCCGCGGTCCACGTACAAGGTGCCTTCCGTGCCGCGGAATTCGCACATGGAGCCGAGGCGGTTGCTGCTGAAGGTCCCCTCGAAGTGGACCTGGAGCTGCTTGTGGGGGTAGCGCAGGAGGGTTTGCACCGTATCGGGCGTTTCCCAGACCCCCTGAGCGGAGAAGTAGTCGCCGATGCTGACCGCTTCCGCCGGTTCGCCCACATCGAGGAACCAGTCCACGGTGTCGATCCAGTGGACCATGAGGTCGGTGAAGAGGCCGCCGCCGAAGTCCCAGAACCAGCGCCATTGGCGGAACTTGTAAGGGTCGAAGGGCTGATCGGGGGCGTTGCCGAGGAACCGCTTCCAATCGACGGTGCGGGGATCGAGGGTGTCCTTGTAGCGTTGGGCACGGGGCGCGTTGCGGTTCCAAGTGCACTGGACTTTGTGGACGGTGCCAATGATCCCTTCGCGGAGCAGGCGGCGGGCTTCGATCAGGTGGGTCATGCTGCGGTGCTGGGTGCCGACTTGGACTTTGCGGCGATACTTGTTCTGAGCGGCGATGACCGCGGGGCCTTCCTCCGGCTTGTGGGTCAGCGGTTTTTCGACATAGACATCCTTGCCGGCCTCGCAGGCGGCGATAGTCAGCGGGACGTGCCAGTGGTCCGGGGTGCAGATGAGCACGGCATCGACATCTTTGCGCGCGAGCAACTCCTCATGGCGGCGGGTAGCCAGAGCCTTGGGATCGGCCAGCTTCCGGCCCGCGTCCAGGGCGGCATCCCAGACATCGCAGACGGCGGTGATCCGCACATTGGGCAATGCCGGGAACGAGCGGACGAGATGCCGGCAGCGGCCACCAACCCCGATCAGGCCGATCTGCAATTGATCATTGGCATAGAAGCCGCGCGAGGATTCCACCGCCAGCAGCCGCGCCAGCGGTTCCCCTGCCACCACCGCCGCCGCCGTCGCCGAGAGTGCTTCCCGCCGATTCATGGGACTTTCCTCCGTATCGCACGAGGAAAAGGGAAGGAGACCATTCTGAACATAAGCATACCCGACGGCCCCACTCCCAGGCTAGCCGGTGTAGGTCGGATTCTCCCCACCTCAATATCTAATTGGGCCAGATTCCCCACCCCACCGTTAGGAACAAGGCGGCGACTGGGAACAAGGCTCCGGTTGGGAACAAGGGGCTGCTTTGGGAAGAAAGCGACGACCGGGAACAAGGGGCGCGAGCAGCTCGCCATCACGAACGGCTTGCGGTCTCGGCGTCACTTCTTATCCGGTTCTGCCAGAAATTGGGCGAAGCGCGGGGAGGCAATCTCGCGGACTTCTCCCGTGGCTTCGTCGAGCAGGGCGATGTAGGCCGCCGCCCCCGGTGTCTCGGCGATCAAACGCAGGGCCTGTTCCACCGGCAGGACGCTGACGGCTTTGGTCAGGCTGTCGGCATCGATGCCGCGCGGTGCGATCACGGTGACACTGCGCCGTCCGGTGAGTCCCATGCCGGTGCGCGGGTCCAGGACGTGGGAGTAGCGCACGCCGCCGATGACCACGAATTGTTCCAGGTCCCCGCTGGTGGAAACGGCCGCCTGACTCAGATTCAGGAAGCGAGGTTTGTGCGCAGCGGCGATGGGGGCGATCTGGACGCGCCAAGCCGTTTCCGTCGGCGGCGGGTCTCCGCAGGCGATGTCCCCCCAGGCCGCCACCAGAGCACGGGATAGTCCATATTCCTCCCGCAACAGTTGTAAGGCTTGATCCGCCGCGTATCCCTTGGCAATTCCCCCCAGGTCCAGGCGCATCCCTGGCACGGTCAGTTGCACCGTCTGGCGCACCGGATCGAGCCGGACTTTGTCGTAGCCGACCTTGGCACGGGCCGCCGCCAGTTCCTGCGGCGCGGGCAACTCCTGCGTTCGACGGGCATGGCGCCACAGCAGTGACAGCGGGCCGACTGTGACATCGAAGGCCCCCTCCGACCGGCGGGACAAGCGCTCCGCCGCCGTCAGAACGGTAAACAGATCGTCGCTGACGCGCACCGGCGGCCCCACCTCCGTGGCAAAGGCCTGGCACAGCCGCATCAGCTCGCTCGTGGATTTGTAAT is a genomic window containing:
- a CDS encoding Gfo/Idh/MocA family protein; this encodes MNRREALSATAAAVVAGEPLARLLAVESSRGFYANDQLQIGLIGVGGRCRHLVRSFPALPNVRITAVCDVWDAALDAGRKLADPKALATRRHEELLARKDVDAVLICTPDHWHVPLTIAACEAGKDVYVEKPLTHKPEEGPAVIAAQNKYRRKVQVGTQHRSMTHLIEARRLLREGIIGTVHKVQCTWNRNAPRAQRYKDTLDPRTVDWKRFLGNAPDQPFDPYKFRQWRWFWDFGGGLFTDLMVHWIDTVDWFLDVGEPAEAVSIGDYFSAQGVWETPDTVQTLLRYPHKQLQVHFEGTFSSNRLGSMCEFRGTEGTLYVDRGRYEIIPDRGKNRPEPRQVILGAGPKGLDFYDKPDGELLHLTQWIECIRDRSKSPACPAEAGVRAAAAAHKANRALPMFPKKAR
- a CDS encoding FAD:protein FMN transferase codes for the protein MRLTTLGFLVPWTVLICIQCSNWGIEVSAVWTAEARVGPAGAGEESGPVVGSGGEPTADLDQETAEIPLAVAPVPRLWQRFSFDSQHMGTTFRIILYATEEEVARRAAQAAFNRIAALDEIMSDYKSTSELMRLCQAFATEVGPPVRVSDDLFTVLTAAERLSRRSEGAFDVTVGPLSLLWRHARRTQELPAPQELAAARAKVGYDKVRLDPVRQTVQLTVPGMRLDLGGIAKGYAADQALQLLREEYGLSRALVAAWGDIACGDPPPTETAWRVQIAPIAAAHKPRFLNLSQAAVSTSGDLEQFVVIGGVRYSHVLDPRTGMGLTGRRSVTVIAPRGIDADSLTKAVSVLPVEQALRLIAETPGAAAYIALLDEATGEVREIASPRFAQFLAEPDKK
- a CDS encoding endonuclease/exonuclease/phosphatase family protein, yielding MKQRFDRRYERSWTYLMRSFQSLPPTAQMVVLLVLLVGLLIAYLLGSRPSASPDGPGPASQGGTATGDILLCLWNFENLFDDQDDARRPVDEEYDNWFARQPDVRQLKYQRLAEVLLRFGGGRGPDIIAGNEVESRRAAELLRDELNRRLPPEAPPYEHIAMLELRDAGRHIAPCLISRFPLRQAQLLGRRQRILEVIATANGHDLVVINSHWTSQLSDKGDDPQRGRGAYASTIAQRCRHWFQQQPRIDLLLCGDFNTTPDDPLLEQQLGVLPYPPPQTDADTPRLVGLLRGKAPDAFGTHFFTGRLADGRHFSGPLIYDQIVVSTGLLDTLAWSCLPETLQVPADGLIRPGSRGRRPWRFGSPGDDPFGRGYSDHLPVLLTLRVQPPP